One part of the Rutidosis leptorrhynchoides isolate AG116_Rl617_1_P2 chromosome 1, CSIRO_AGI_Rlap_v1, whole genome shotgun sequence genome encodes these proteins:
- the LOC139886156 gene encoding phytochrome C, with amino-acid sequence MSSKSTSRTHCSRSSSSRLRHGARVVIQTPIDAKLHGDFEDSERQFDYSTSVDVNASTSTSNVPSSVVSAYLQKMQRGSQIQPFGCMLAIDDQSLCVLAYSENALEMLNLAPHAVPSIEQQEALTFGTDIRTLFRSSSASALQKAVNFPEVNLLNPILVHCKSSGKPFYAILHRNDVGLIIDLEPVNPADVPVTAAGALKSYKLAAKSISRLQSLQSGNISRLCDVLVKEVSELTGYDRVMVYKFHEDEHGEVIAECRKPDLEPYLGLHYPATDIPQASRFLFIKNKVRMICDCNAHSVKVIQSTNLSQPLNLSGSALRAPHGCHAQYMANMGSIASLVMSVTINDGDDDDDNDGDESESGFNQQQKQKGKRLWGLVVCHHSSPRFVPFPLRYACEFLIQVFSVQINKEVELTGQLREKHILKTQTVLCDMLLRDAPTGIMTQSPNVMDLVTCDGAALYYQKKLWLLGVTPTESQIKDIANWLVEEHVGSTGLSTDSLMDAGYPNATVLGKAVCGMAAVKITSKDFLFWFRSHTAKEVKWGGAKHDPDEKDDGRRMHPRSSFKAFLEVVKNRSSPWEDVEMDAIHSLQLILRGSLQDDDDKMMMGDDDDGDKKMVIVPAIDTSIQRVDELRVVASEMVRLIETASVPIFAVDGNGNISGWNDKIGEITGLPLDQAIGVPLVDLVVVDSVDEVKVMLSSALQGNEEKNVVINLKCFGNQEKNDNITLVTNACCSRDLSETIVGVCFVGQDLTAQKLITDKYTKVKGDYTSIVRSPCALIPPIFMMDEYGKCLEWNDAMAKLTGLKREEANNRMLLGEVFTVGSYGCRVKEDTLTRLKILLNQVISGLDADKSSFGFFDQNGKYVEALLSANKRVDGDGKITGVLCFLHVTSPELQHAMFVQKMSEQAALNSLTKVSYLRHELKSGLNGIKCIEDLLEATELCEEQRHVVRNTHLCREQLAQIVDDTDIESIEQCYLEMKCSEFKLGESLEVILNQVMSVSRERGVEVNYEASEQVSSLSVFGDNLRFQQVLSDFLSTALNFTPEFEGSSVLFRVTHTIERIGAKIQVAHLEFRITHPAPGIPEKLVQDMFHTSRSVSREGLGLYISQKLVKIMNGTVQYLREAERASFVVLIEFPIAPSLTSDAKRSKRV; translated from the exons ATGTCATCAAAATCAACTAGCAGAACTCATTGTTCAAGAAGCAGTTCTTCAAGATTGAGACATGGTGCAAGAGTGGTTATACAGACCCCAATTGATGCTAAACTTCATGGTGATTTTGAAGATTCTGAAAGACAATTTGATTACTCAACTTCTGTTGATGTAAATGCATCAACTTCAACTAGCAATGTTCCTTCATCAGTTGTATCAGCTTATTTGCAAAAAATGCAAAGAGGTAGTCAAATTCAGCCTTTTGGTTGTATGCTCGCTATTGATGATCAGAGTTTATGTGTGTTAGCTTACAGCGAAAATGCACTCGAGATGCTCAATTTAGCTCCACACGCAGTCCCAAGTATCGAACAACAAGAAGCTTTAACATTTGGAACTGATATTCGAACCCTTTTTCGATCATCAAGTGCATCTGCTCTTCAAAAAGCAGTTAATTTCCCAGAGGTTAATCTGTTAAATCCTATATTAGTTCATTGTAAGAGTTCAGGTAAACCGTTTTACGCCATTTTACATAGAAATGATGTAGGGTTGATTATAGATTTGGAGCCTGTGAATCCAGCTGATGTGCCTGTAACAGCTGCTGGAGCATTAAAGTCTTATAAGCTTGCTGCAAAATCGATTTCTAGATTACAATCTTTACAAAGTGGGAATATTTCTAGATTGTGTGATGTATTGGTTAAGGAAGTTAGTGAGTTAACCGGGTATGATCGTGTTATGGTTTATAAATTTCATGAAGATGAACATGGTGAAGTTATTGCAGAGTGTCGAAAGCCTGATCTCGAGCCATATCTTGGCTTACATTACCCTGCAACTGATATCCCGCAAGCTTCGAGATTCCTATTTATCAAGAATAAAGTTAGGATGATTTGTGATTGTAATGCTCATTCTGTGAAAGTGATCCAATCAACGAACTTATCTCAGCCGTTGAATCTTTCAGGATCTGCTTTGAGAGCGCCACATGGATGTCATGCTCAGTACATGGCAAACATGGGGTCAATTGCATCTCTTGTGATGTCTGTTACGATCAACGATGGTGacgacgatgatgataatgatggtgacGAGTCTGAAAGCGGGTTTAATCAGCAACAAAAGCAAAAGGGGAAAAGATTATGGGGTTTAGTTGTTTGCCATCACTCAAGTCCTCGTTTTGTGCCGTTTCCTTTGAGATACGCCTGTGAGTTTCTGATTCAAGTTTTTAGTGTTCAGATAAATAAAGAAGTAGAGTTGACCGGTCAACTGCGAGAAAAACACATCTTGAAAACGCAGACGGTGCTTTGTGATATGCTTCTGAGAGATGCACCTACTGGAATAATGACTCAATCGCCTAATGTAATGGATCTTGTTACGTGTGATGGGGCTGCGTTATACTACCAAAAAAAGTTATGGTTGCTTGGAGTCACACCAACCGAATCACAAATCAAAGATATAGCAAATTGGCTTGTGGAAGAACACGTAGGGTCCACGGGTTTAAGCACGGATAGTCTCATGGATGCTGGTTATCCAAACGCAACGGTTTTAGGAAAAGCCGTTTGTGGAATGGCAGCTGTCAAGATTACGTCAAAAGATTTCCTTTTTTGGTTTCGGTCCCACACTGCAAAGGAAGTGAAATGGGGTGGGGCCAAACATGACCCGGATGAAAAAGACGATGGCAGAAGAATGCATCCACGGTCATCATTCAAGGCGTTTTTGGAGGTGGTTAAGAATCGAAGTTCACCATGGGAAGATGTTGAAATGGATGCAATTCATTCATTACAGTTGATACTTAGAGGGTCTTTGCAAGATGacgatgataagatgatgatgggtgatgatgatgatggtgataaaaAGATGGTGATTGTTCCTGCTATAGATACAAGTATACAACGGGTTGATGAACTGCGTGTTGTGGCTAGTGAAATGGTTCGACTTATCGAGACTGCTTCAGTTCCGATATTTGCAGTTGATGGTAATGGGAATATTAGTGGATGGAATGATAAAATAGGCGAGATTACTGGGCTGCCGTTGGATCAAGCGATTGGTGTTCCGTTagttgatttggttgttgttgacTCAGTTGATGAAGTCAAAGTTATGCTCTCTTCTGCTTTACAAG GTAATGAGGAGAAAAATGTTGTCATTAACCTAAAATGTTTTGGTAATCAAGAAAAAAATGACAACATTACCCTTGTTACGAACGCTTGTTGTAGCCGTGATCTGAGTGAAACGATCGTAGGGGTATGCTTTGTCGGACAAGATTTAACAGCTCAAAAGTTAATCACAGACAAATACACGAAAGTCAAAGGTGATTATACTAGTATCGTACGTAGCCCATGCGCACTTATTCCTCCAATTTTCATGATGGATGAGTACGGTAAATGTCTCGAATGGAATGATGCCATGGCTAAATTAACTGGTTTGAAGAGAGAAGAAGCCAACAATCGAATGCTTCTCGGAGAAGTTTTTACCGTCGGTAGTTACGGTTGTCGGGTCAAAGAAGATACTTTGACCCGACTTAAAATATTACTAAATCAGGTGATTTCAGGGTTGGATGCAGATAAATCATCGTTTGGTTTTTTTGACCAAAACGGTAAGTACGTGGAGGCGTTACTTTCTGCTAACAAAAGGGTTGATGGAGACGGTAAAATTACAGGAGTTTTGTGTTTTTTACATGTAACGAGCCCCGAGCTTCAACATGCGATGTTCGTGCAGAAAATGTCTGAGCAAGCTGCTTTAAATAGCCTTACGAAAGTGTCTTACTTGCGCCATGAGCTTAAAAGTGGTTTAAACGGAATCAAATGTATTGAGGATTTGTTGGAAGCAACAGAATTATGTGAAGAACAGAGACATGTTGTGCGTAACACTCACCTATGTCGAGAACAATTAGCACAAATTGTTGATGATACCGATATAGAAAGCATCGAACAGTG TTATTTGGAAATGAAATGTTCGGAATTTAAGCTCGGGGAGTCTTTGGAGGTCATTTTGAACCAAGTCATGAGTGTAAGCCGTGAACGGGGAGTGGAAGTCAATTATGAAGCATCCGAACAAGTTTCGTCTTTATCCGTATTCGGTGACAATTTGCGGTTTCAACAAGTCCTTTCGGACTTCTTATCAACCGCTCTCAACTTCACCCCCGAATTCGAAGGGTCTTCGGTTTTATTTCGAGTGACTCACACAATAGAACGCATAGGAGCGAAAATACAAGTTGCACATCTTGAATTCAG AATTACCCATCCGGCACCAGGGATACCTGAGAAGTTGGTTCAAGATATGTTTCACACGAGCCGAAGTGTTTCGAGAGAAGGTCTTGGCCTTTACATAAGTCAGAAGCTCGTTAAGATCATGAACGGAACCGTACAGTATCTTAGGGAGGCCGAGAGGGCTTCTTTCGTTGTTTTAATCGAGTTTCCGATAGCACCTTCGTTGACTTCCGACGCCAAACGATCAAAAAGAGTATGA